The DNA segment CAAGGTTATTATTATTCTAAACCTTTGAATCGAAATGATTTTGAAAAATTATTATTACAAAATGATTTCGAAAAGAAAGGAGCAACAGAAAAATGATTTTGATTATTGGACAAACCCATGATGATATTCTTTATTTTGAAAATATCATGCACAACAAAGAAAATGAAGAATTATTCAATACAATTCCTTTGATCACTGGAACTATCTATAATCAAGATGTCTGTCTTGCTTATAACGTTTATTCTAATTATATTTCTAGTTTAATTATCACTCATCTTATTCGTTCAAAATTTGTTATTTTTGTTGTTTCAGTTGGAAAAGCAAAAACTTATTTTGATGATCTTCAAGTTGGAGATGTTGTTTTATCTAATTCAATTACTTTAGGTGATGTAGATTTTACTAATGAAAACAATTGCAAATTAGGTCAAATTCCATTTTTGCCTGAAAAATATTTAACTCAATCATATTTGAGCCAGATATTTACTCAATCTTTTAATAAAGTACTATATAAAGAACCTTTTAAAGCAGATTTTATTTCTTTGAACAAACATATTAAAGATGTACATCAGGTCACCGAACTTATTGCCAATAACTTTGTTCTTGGCTTAGAAAAAGAAACAGTTTTTGATACCGAATCGGGTGGTGCTGCAGTAGCATGCCATTTAGCTGATGTTCCTTATATTTCTATTAAAGTAATCGAATCTAAAATTGGCGAAGATACTTCTTTGGATAATTATTTAAAAGTATTGGAAAAATACATTGAAGTTGGTAAAGGTGTTTCTATTGCTATTTCAGAAATAGGAAGAAAAGACTTTATCAAATAGGAGAGAGAATATGGAAAAACAAGGAAAAAATAAAATCTCTTTGAAAAAAATCTTAAATATTGTAGTGATAATAGGAGCTTTTTTAGGCTTTAGTGGTATTTTGATAGCTGTTTTATCAGTTGTTGCTCATTTTGTTATTAAAAATGATGATTTGATGAATATTTTATTATATGTTACAGCTATTGTCTTTGTAATATTTATAGTCTATACATTCGCAATGGGTTATTATTTATATTTTAAACTTTTAAAGGATGCCGTTGATACCACTTCTTCTAATGTCGAAAAATTTAAAAGATTAGATAAAGATTATGATAAATATAAATATGATAATATCAAAGAATTTTCTGAACTTAATTATGGCTTAACAGAACTTTCTAAATTGAATTCTAATATAGCTGTTATCAATTCTAATTTTGATTATTCGAATTTAAACTTAGAATACTCAGATAATAAACAAATAATTTCCTATGAAAGTTTAGTCGAAAATGTTCAAAATCTTATTTCAATAACTCCTGCTTTTAGAAATGCTTTTATTGAATTTGAATATAAAATCAATGAATTAACACTAGATCAAAAGAATTTTATCGTCGATCAAATATTAGCATTTTTTGATAATCCACATATTCTTGTCGCTTTTAATTTATCAAAGAAAAGAATAGTTATCTATAATCCAAATATTGATTCTATTTCTATGTTAAAAGAAAAAGTAATAAATTTGATGAAAAAATGTGTTGTTTATGAACATGTTGGAAAAGATGAAAAGTTGATTTGTCCAATGGCTTCAATTGTTGTTTATCCATATAGTAAGATAGATGATATTTTCTCAGATTTAAATTATGCCAGAAGAAAAAATCAACCGCTAAATCTTTATTTACCACGCCGACTTATCAAAGGTAATGATAAAGTATTTTCAACTGCGATGAATATCAATAATGTCTCTAAGATTATTGAAGGATTCTCTGATTTTTCTAATGTTGATTCTATGGAAGAAGTCAGAAGAAAATTTGAATATCATTTTAAAAGAATTTCTAGTTTCTATAACTTTGATTTTGCTGGGCTTGTCATCTATGATGATTTCTTCGGATATTTTAAACCATATATAAATATTTCACAAAAGCAAAATGAAGTATTGTTTAATGCTAATTCTGTTTTTTCAACAAAGTCT comes from the Firmicutes bacterium CAG:345 genome and includes:
- a CDS encoding 5'-methylthioadenosine/S-adenosylhomocysteine nucleosidase (product inferred by homology to UniProt), giving the protein MILIIGQTHDDILYFENIMHNKENEELFNTIPLITGTIYNQDVCLAYNVYSNYISSLIITHLIRSKFVIFVVSVGKAKTYFDDLQVGDVVLSNSITLGDVDFTNENNCKLGQIPFLPEKYLTQSYLSQIFTQSFNKVLYKEPFKADFISLNKHIKDVHQVTELIANNFVLGLEKETVFDTESGGAAVACHLADVPYISIKVIESKIGEDTSLDNYLKVLEKYIEVGKGVSIAISEIGRKDFIK